The Dunckerocampus dactyliophorus isolate RoL2022-P2 chromosome 1, RoL_Ddac_1.1, whole genome shotgun sequence genome has a segment encoding these proteins:
- the LOC129189088 gene encoding bile salt export pump-like: MPAGSVKLQSIKKLGQENRSYDISDDEPAGSYMSMTSTKEHEKDQGNKELPAIRVGFFQLFRFATCNEVAMMVVGSVCAVLHGSAQPLMLLVFGLLTDTFIEYDIELNELSDERKECVNNTIQWKKNYTDTLMQGMNQSHWSSFNYSDWGTLVPIRDRSCGLLDIEYEMTLFAFYYVGIGAAVFILGYIQISLWVTAAAKQIQLIRKIYFSKVMRMEIGWFDCTSVGELNTRMSDDINKINDAIADQVAIFMQRFTTFVCGFCVGFVKGWKLTLVIVAASPLIGIGAGLMALFVAKLTGMELQAYAKAGAVADEVLSSIRTVAAFGGEKKEVQRYDKNLVSAQRWGIRKGVIMGFFTGYMWLIIFLCYGLAFWYGSSLVVDTEEYTPGTLLQVFFGVLIAAMNLGQASPCLEAFAAGRGAATIIFETIDREPEIDCLSEAGYKLDRVKGDIEFHNVTFHYPSRPEVKILDQLSVAVKSGETTAFVGPSGAGKSTTVQLIQRFYDPKEGMVTLDGHDIRGLNIQWLRSLIGIVEQEPVLFATTIAENIRYGRPGVSMDDIVTAAKEANAYNFIMDLPQRFDTLVGEGGGQMSGGQKQRIAIARALVRNPRILLLDMATSALDNESEAVVQEALDKVRMGRTTISIAHRLSTIKNADVIVGFEHGQAVEKGKHSELLDRKGVYFTLVTLQSQGDKALNEKARQMAENENVPEKISLSRGGSYRASLRASIRQRSRSQLSNLIPESSVPIAGELGPRAYAVSQADKSKNAILEEEDEEPVEPAPVARILKYNLPEWPYMLFGSLGAAVNGGVNPVYSLLFSQILATFSVTDPEAQRKEIDSICLFFVMVGVISFFTQMLQGYAFSKSGELLTRRLRRLGFHAMLGQEIGWFDDHRNSPGALTTRLATDASQVQGATGSQIGMIVNSLTNIGVAILMSFYFSWKLTLLILCFLPFIALSGGFQAKMLTGFAKQDKEAMESAGRISGEALNNIRTIAGLGKERNFVDMYNAQLDAPYQAALKKANVYGACYGFAQCVIFLTNSASYRFGGYLVRQEGLHFSLVFRVISAIVTSGTALGRASSYTPDYAKAKISAARFFQLLDRVPQISVYSNNGDKWDNFQGNIEFIDCKFTYPTRPDIQVLNGLNVAVKPGQTLAFVGSSGCGKSTSVQLLERFYDPDKGRVLIDGRDSTLVNVSFLRSKIGIVSQEPILFDCSIAENIKYGDNSRDIGTDEVISAAKKSQLHDFVMSLPEKYDTNVGAQGSQLSRGQKQRIAIARAIIRDPKILLLDEATSALDTESEKTVQAALDKAREGRTCIVIAHRLSTIQNSDIIAVMSRGYVIEKGTHDQLMALNGAYYKLVTTGAPIS; this comes from the exons ATGCCTGCCGGATCAGTGAAATTACAAAGCATCAAAAAGCTTGGACAGGAGAATCGCAGCTATGATATTTCAGATGACG AACCAGCTGGCTCTTACAT GAGCATGACATCAACCAAGGAACATGAGAA agaTCAAGGGAACAAGGAGCTGCCGGCAATAAGAGTTGGCTTCTTTCAGCTG TTCCGTTTCGCTACATGCAACGAGGTGGCGATGATGGTGGTGGGTAGCGTGTGCGCCGTGCTGCACGGCTCAGCCCAGCCTCTCATGCTGCTGGTGTTCGGCCTGCTCACGGACACCTTCATCGAGTACGACATTGAGCTGAACGAGCTGAGCGACGAGCGGAAGGAATGCGTGAACAACACCATCCAGTGGAAGAAGAACTACACGGATACACTCATGCAGGGCATGAACCAGTCGCACTGGAGCTCCTTCAACTATTCCGACTGGGGGACACTGGTGCCAATAAGGGACAGGTCATGTGG GCTCCTCGACATTGAATATGAAATGACCTTATTTGCCTTCTATTATGTCGGAATTGGAGCAGCTGTGTTCATTTTGGGATATATTCAG ATCTCCTTGTGGGTAACTGCTGCTGCCAAGCAGATTCAGCTTATTAGGAAAATCTACTTCAGCAAAGTGATGAGGATGGAGATTGGCTGGTTCGACTGCACCTCGGTGGGCGAGCTCAACACGCGCATGTCTGA TGACATCAACAAGATCAATGACGCCATTGCGGACCAAGTCGCTATTTTTATGCAGCGTTTCACCACCTTTGTGTGCGGCTTCTGCGTAGGCTTTGTGAAAGGATGGAAGCTGACGCTGGTGATCGTGGCAGCGAGTCCGCTGATTGGCATTGGAGCAGGTCTCATGGCTCTG TTTGTGGCTAAACTAACAGGTATGGAGCTGCAGGCGTATGCTAAAGCTGGAGCCGTTGCAGACGAGGTACTCTCCTCGATCAGGACGGTGGCTGCTTTTGGCGGAGAGAAAAAAGAGGTGCAACG CTACGACAAGAACCTGGTGTCAGCACAGCGCTGGGGCATTAGGAAGGGTGTGATCATGGGCTTTTTCACTGGATACATGTGGCTGATTATCTTCCTGTGCTACGGCCTGGCCTTCTGGTATGGCTCCAGTCTGGTGGTGGATACAGAGGAGTACACACCAGGGACACTTCTGCAG GTCTTCTTTGGGGTTCTGATTGCTGCCATGAATTTGGGTCAGGCATCACCATGTCTGGAAGCATTCGCTGCAGGCCGTGGAGCTGCCACCATCATCTTTGAAACCATTGACAGA gAGCCTGAGATTGACTGTTTATCTGAAGCAGGATATAAGCTTGATCGCGTCAAAGGTGACATTGAGTTTCACAATGTGACCTTTCACTACCCTTCCAGGCCAGAAGTTAAG ATCTTGGACCAGCTCAGTGTTGCGGTGAAGTCAGGTGAGACCACAGCCTTTGTAGGCCCAAGTGGCGCCGGAAAGAGCACAACTGTCCAACTCATTCAGCGCTTCTACGACCCTAAAGAGGGGATG GTGACTCTAGACGGTCATGACATCCGCGGGCTGAACATACAATGGCTGCGCTCACTCATTGGCATTGTGGAGCAGGAGCCTGTGCTGTTTGCCACCACCATTGCTGAGAACATACGCTATGGTCGCCCCGGCGTCTCCATGGATGACATCGTCACCGCTGCCAAAGAGGCCAACGCCTACAACTTCATCATGGATCTGCCCCAG AGATTTGATACCTTGGTGGGCGAGGGTGGAGGTCAGATGAGTGGCGGTCAGAAGCAGCGCATTGCAATCGCTAGGGCGCTGGTAAGGAACCCTCGCATCCTGCTGCTGGACATGGCCACCTCAGCCCTGGACAACGAAAGTGAGGCTGTGGTCCAAGAGGCCTTGGATAAA GTGCGCATGGGACGGACCACCATCTCTATAGCCCACCGGTTGTCCACCATAAAGAACGCAGATGTGATTGTCGGCTTTGAACATGGCCAGGCAGTCGAGAAAGGCAAGCACAGTGAACTACTGGACAGGAAGGGTGTCTACTTCACCCTGGTCACCTTACAAAGCCAGGGTGACAAGGCCCTCAACGAGAAGGCACGGCAAA TGGCTGAAAATGAAAACGTGCCAGAGAAGATCAGTCTATCCAGGGGCGGCAGCTACCGGGCCAGTTTGAG AGCCTCCATCCGTCAGAGATCCAGATCGCAGCTGTCCAACCTGATTCCAGAATCTTCTGTTCCCATCGCTGGAGAGCTCGGCCCCAGAGCCTACGCTGTGTCACAAGCAGACAAATCCAAG AACGCCATCCtagaagaggaggatgaggaacCTGTGGAGCCAGCGCCAGTTGCTCGGATCTTGAAGTACAACTTGCCTGAGTGGCCTTACATGCTTTTTGGATCTCTTGGGGCTGCTGTGAATGGTGGGGTCAACCCTGTCTATTCGCTGTTGTTCAGTCAAATCTTGGCG ACTTTCTCGGTTACAGATCCTGAGGCTCAGAGGAAAGAGATTGACAGCATCTGCTTATTCTTTGTCATGGTCGGCGTCATCTCCTTCTTCACTCAGATGCTGCAG GGTTATGCCTTCTCCAAATCTGGAGAGCTGTTGACACGCAGGTTACGTCGTCTGGGCTTCCACGCCATGCTGGGCCAGGAGATTGGCTGGTTTGATGATCACAGGAACAGCCCTGGAGCTCTGACCACACGACTGGCGACCGACGCCTCACAAGTACAAGGG GCTACTGGCTCCCAGATCGGCATGATCGTCAACTCTCTGACCAACATCGGGGTGGCCATCCTCATGTCCTTCTACTTCAGCTGGAAGCTCACGCTGCTCATCCTGTGCTTCCTGCCCTTCATCGCTCTATCAGGTGGTTTCCAGGCCAAGATGCTCACTGGATTTGCCAAGCAGGACAAGGAAGCTATGGAGTCTGCTGGACGG ATTTCAGGTGAAGCCTTGAACAACATTCGCACCATCGCTGGTCTTGGGAAGGAGAGGAATTTTGTGGACATGTATAACGCACAGCTGGATGCTCCATATCAGGCAGCCTTAAAAAAGGCTAACGTCTACGGGGCTTGTTACGGTTTCGCCCAATGTGTCATCTTCTTGACCAACTCTGCCTCTTATCGGTTCGGGGGCTACTTGGTACGCCAAGAAGGGCTCCATTTCAGCTTGGTGTTCAG GGTCATTTCTGCCATCGTCACCAGTGGCACAGCCTTGGGCAGAGCCTCCTCCTACACCCCTGACTATGCCAAGGCCAAGATTTCTGCTGCACGTTTTTTCCAGCTGCTGGACCGCGTGCCTCAGATTAGCGTCTACAGCAACAACGGAGATAAATGG GATAACTTCCAAGGCAACATTGAGTTCATTGACTGCAAGTTCACTTACCCCACCCGACCAGACATCCAGGTCCTCAATGGGCTGAATGTGGCGGTGAAGCCCGGCCAGACATTGGCCTTTGTGGGTAGCAGTGGCTGTGGAAAGAGCACCAGTGTGCAGCTTCTGGAGAGGTTTTATGACCCCGACAAAGGCAGAGTG CTGATTGATGGCCGCGACTCGACTCTCGTCAACGTGTCTTTTCTGCGATCCAAGATTGGCATTGTGTCCCAGGAACCAATCTTGTTTGACTGCAGCATCGCAGAAAACATCAAGTACGGTGACAACTCGCGGGACATTGGCACGGACGAGGTCATCTCCGCCGCCAAGAAATCGCAGCTCCACGACTTCGTCATGTCTCTTCCCGAG AAATATGACACAAACGTGGGCGCCCAGGGTTCTCAGTTATCTCGAGGTCAAAAGCAGCGCATTGCCATCGCCAGGGCAATCATACGTGACCCCAAGATCCTGCTCCTGGATGAAGCCACCTCAGCTCTGGACACAGAGAGTGAGAAG ACCGTGCAAGCGGCGCTGGACAAAGCTAGAGAGGGCAGGACCTGCATCGTTATCGCCCACCGTCTGTCCACCATTCAGAACTCGGACATTATCGCCGTCATGTCCCGGGGCTACGTGATCGAGAAGGGAACGCACGACCAGCTTATGGCCCTGAATGGAGCCTACTACAAGCTGGTCACCACTGGAGCGCCAATCAGCTAA